In a genomic window of Vigna angularis cultivar LongXiaoDou No.4 chromosome 6, ASM1680809v1, whole genome shotgun sequence:
- the LOC108342461 gene encoding probable plastid-lipid-associated protein 4, chloroplastic — translation MALSNPTATLSLKCKIDSYPSKKNLLFPSSSRQKSNTPHLVLQETDSGKWRNMVSFFPGFLTKGRDVDSLKQELYETIAPLDRGAEATPEEQQRVDQIARKLEAENLVKEPLKSDLLNGKWELLYTTSQSILQTQRPKFLRPNGKIYQAINVDTLRAQNIETWPFYNQATANLVPLNSKRVAVKFDFFKIANLIPIKSPGSGRGQLEITYLDEDLRISRGNRGNLFILKMVDPSYRVPL, via the exons ATGGCTCTTTCCAATCCCACTGCTACTCTGTCATTGAAATGCAAAATCGATTCCTACCCATCAAAGAAAAATCTTCTATTTCCATCGTCCTCACGACAAAAATCGAACACCCCTCACCTCGTATTACAAGAAACTGATTCTGGGAAGTGGAGGAACATGGTTTCATTTTTCCCAGGTTTTCTAACTAAAGGCAGAGATGTTGACAGCCTCAAGCAGGAGCTCTATGAAACAATTGCACCCCTTGACAGAGGTGCTGAGGCTACTCCTGAGGAGCAACAACGTGTGGACCAG ATTGCTCGTAAACTTGAGGCTGAGAATCTTGTCAAGGAGCCTCTCAAGTCCGATTTGCTCAATGGGAAATGGGAGCTTTTGTATACCACATCTCAATCGATTCTGCAAACACAG AGACCGAAATTCTTGAGACCAAATGGAAAGATCTATCAGGCAATTAACGTGGATACCCTGAGAGCTCAAAATATTGAAACTTGGCCGTTCTACAACCAG GCCACTGCCAATTTGGTGCCTCTTAACTCAAAAAGGGTAGCTGTCAAGTTTGATTTCTTCAAGATAGCGAATCTG ATACCTATTAAATCACCTGGGAGTGGTCGTGGTCAATTGGAAATTACTTATTTGGATGAAGATTTACG AATATCAAGAGGTAATAGAGGTAATTTGTTCATCTTGAAAATGGTGGATCCATCCTATAGAGTTCCTCTTTGA
- the LOC108342532 gene encoding basic blue protein, protein MGQGRGFSAIIASLCVLVLLSDMAHATTYVVGDDKGWAFNTSNWPGGKQFKAGDVLVFNYNPSIHDVTKVDVNGYHSCDSSKALEKHRSGHDQITLASGTTYFVCSIPGHCQQGMKIAIHAK, encoded by the exons atgggtCAGGGAAGAGGCTTCAGTGCAATCATCGCATCGTTGTGTGTGTTGGTCCTTCTGTCTGATATGGCTCATGCAACAACTTATGTGGTTGGCGATGACAAGGGTTGGGCCTTTAACACAAGCAATTGGCCAGGTGGAAAGCAATTTAAGGCTGGTGATGTACTAG tATTTAATTATAATCCTTCGATTCACGATGTGACGAAAGTTGACGTGAATGGATATCACTCATGCGATTCTTCAAAAGCATTAGAAAAGCATCGTTCAGGGCATGATCAGATCACACTTGCCTCAGGAACAACCTATTTCGTCTGCTCTATTCCTGGTCACTGCCAGCAAGGGATGAAAATTGCGATTCATGCTAAATGA
- the LOC108341009 gene encoding uncharacterized protein LOC108341009 yields the protein MGPSICSSDAHHLLHANLTPSSAPLRRRAQFLTFASNFSPPQPQGGVEDDATAKKSFAVATGELFLGLASRLIKSRNKGSSLVGDSGSVAMFVNSSGKVYAEERIGALVEDEIDPDVVWEQRMKDVEAERNRFGRVVTTPGFSFSAAGLLFPYHLGVAQFLIQNGYIKETTPLAGSSAGAIVCAVIASGASMEEALTATKILAEDCRNRGTAFRLGAVLRDILDKFLPDDVHIRSNGRVRVAVTQLLWRPRGLLVDQFDSKEDLINAVFTSSFIPGYLAPRPATVFRNRLCIDGGLTLFMPPTSAAQTVRVCAFPASRLGLEGIGISPDCNPENACSPRQLFNWALEPAEDAVLDRLFELGYLDAAVWAKENPVEAVVQDDSPAFGNSSASSS from the exons ATGGGTCCCAGTATCTGTTCCTCCGATGCTCACCACCTTCTCCATGCAAATCTCACACCTAGTTCCGCTCCTCTCCGTCGACGCGCCCAATTCCTCACCTTCGCCTCCAATTTCTCTCCGCCTCAGCCACAGGGAGGGGTTGAAGACGACGCCACGGCCAAGAAATCGTTTGCAGTGGCCACGGGGGAACTCTTCCTGGGGTTGGCGTCGCGGCTGATCAAGAGCCGCAACAAGGGAAGCAGCCTTGTCGGTGATTCGGGTTCGGTTGCGATGTTCGTGAATTCTTCAGGGAAAGTGTACGCCGAGGAGAGAATCGGGGCGTTGGTGGAGGACGAGATTGATCCGGACGTGGTTTGGGAGCAAAGAATGAAAGATGTTGAAGCGGAGAGGAATAGGTTCGGGCGCGTGGTCACCACCCCTGGCTTTAGCTTCTCTGCTGCTGGACTTCTCTTCCCTTACCATCTCGGTGTTGCTCaatttctcattcaaaatgGTTACATTAAG GAAACGACGCCGTTAGCTGGTTCCTCTGCTGGAGCAATAGTGTGTGCTGTGATTGCTTCCGGAGCTAGCATGGAAGAAGCCTTGACTGCTACTAAAATATTGGCTGAAGATTGTCGGAATCGAGGAACTGCGTTTCGCTTGGGG GCTGTTCTACGTGATATTCTTGACAAGTTTTTGCCTGATGATGTTCATATAAGATCTAATGGGAGAGTCCGAG TTGCTGTGACACAGCTTCTTTGGAGACCCAGGGGTTTGTTGGTAGATCAGTTTGATTCCAAGGAAGATCTCATCAATGCAGTTTTTACCTCTTCCTTTATCCCAGG ATATCTTGCCCCAAGGCCAGCAACGGTGTTTCGGAATCGGTTATGCATTGATGGGGGTTTGACTTTGTTTATGCCACCAACATCTGCTGCACAAACg GTTCGCGTTTGTGCTTTCCCAGCAAGTCGATTGGGATTGGAAGGGATAGGAATTAGTCCAGACTGCAATCCAGAAAATGCATGTAGCCCACGACAG CTTTTCAACTGGGCACTTGAACCAGCTGAAGATGCAGTTCTTGACCGACTCTTTGAACTTGGATATCTCGATGCTGCTGTCTGGGCAAAGGAAAACCCAGTTGAAGCAGTAGTTCAAGATGATAGTCCTGCCTTTGGAAACAGCAGTGCATCCAGTTCATGA